The Naumovozyma dairenensis CBS 421 chromosome 2, complete genome genome segment AGGGAAGCAACCAATTCAATGCATTAGACTTCAATGTCTTGCGTAAAGTGGTATAGACAACTTTGTACTAGAGTCTATGTTCGGTATAATCATTCTGAGCaaagaataataagaaaaccACAGATTACAAAGTTAccaatatcatttaataatccTCCACGTCCAATATCGACAGACACATCCTCAGGATTAGCGGAAATTGATAAACCAAAGAGTTTGGAAAAAACTTCGGATGATCATTCTGCTAATGGAACAATACAGAATCTTTCTCCTACATTACGGTACGTGCGAAAGCTGATGGATGAACATAAAGATAATGTCGTTTTAACCCAAATAGGTTCCTTCTATGAGTTGTATTTCGAGCAGGCAACAAAATATGCACCAAAGCttaatatatcattaacCTCTAAAACTCTTTCGCAAGGGAAAATTCCATTTGCTGGTTTTCCGGTACCTCAATTAGGCCGGCACCTAAAAGTCTTAGTCAATGACTACGGATATAGTGTGACTATCGCTGAtcaatttccaaaaaatgaGATAGCAGATAATGAACAATACAAATTCGTGAGAAGAGTAACAAGAATTGTGACACCAGGGACGTTTATTGATGATgcatttgaaaattttcaagaaaacaCATACCTACTTAATGTAGAGTTTCCCGGTAATTGTATGAAGCATATTGCGGATCCAAGTTTGAAGATAGGGCTTTCTTGGTGTGATATATCCACAGGTGAAATATTTGTACAGCAGGTATTACTACGAGATTTGGTGTCATCTATCACTAGAATCAAACCAAAAGAAATTCTGCTCAATGATGACTTGATTCCATTCAATATACTTTCCGGGCAATGGTATCCAGAATTGGTcgaattgaagaaatatttcGTTAAATATCAAAAACTACCCGCCCAGCATCGTACGATCGAGACCTTTTCCAACCTCTTTACGTCGGGAACAACAAAATTGGCAAGAAAACAGTTGATGATTCAACTTCAAACCTTTACGCAAAAAGAAATAGTTGCTTTGAgaaatcttctaatttataTCAGTGATCATCTTCCacatttttcaacaaatttaCAGGTTCCTCAACGACAACTTACTACATCGATAATGCAGATTGATTCAAGAACGAGTACTGCATTGGAGTTACATTCCACAGTGCGAAATAATAGTAGAAAGGgaacattattatcatccaTAAGAAGAACTGCCACACCATCAGGAACTAGGTTGTTAACACAATGGTTGAGTGGGCCCTCGCTTGCTTTAACCGAAATCACAAATAGACAGAAATTAGTgtcatttttcaaagataatCCTGATATCTCAGGAAATGTACTTACTATGTTGAAGAAAACCTACGACCTCACGAGGATCTTGCAAAAATTTAGTTTCGGTAGAGGAGAAGCACTCGAACTTATCCAGCTGGCACAGTCATTACAGATGTGTAATGGAATAAGTGACTACATTTTAAGCAACCTTTCTTCTCTCCAGTTGAAGAAAACTGTTAGGGATCTGCTACAAGGATTGgcaaattcattattatttgacaAAGAATATTTAGCGAATGTTCTAGAAAACCTGAACGAAGAggaattgataaatttgcAAACGCAAGAAGAGCGGGAAGGTGATCCCTATCTAAATAACGAGGCCTCTACGGGAACCAATTCTAGTTTTCCGTTAAGTGTTAACGTTGTTAAACCTTCATTCAGTAAAAAGCTTCAAAATTTGCATGATGACTACAAGAAACTTTTGTCAGAAAAGACAAGTTTAGAAAAGACGTATAATGACGTGTTTGTGTCGTTAGGAGCACGTCATGTTTTACttaagaaaaaacaaaataatgattttgcCCTACATATTACTGGGTCACcttcaaatttgaagaaagtCAATGAATATATCAACAGCTGCTCGAAGATAAACGACTCAACGTTCGTTAGCTTGCAACAGTCCAACCAAACGAGATGGGTATCGCATAAATCATGGACCGATCTAGGTTATAAACTTGATTTGGgagaattgaaaattaagaaagaagagTCTTTCATCATGGATACATTCAAAAACCGTTTCATTGAGAATAGCGATATTATTCGTAAAGTTTCCTATAGCCTAGGGTATTTAGATGTAATGTTGTCGTTTGCAAGCCTGGccaaagagaaaaatttagTTTGCCCCAAACTTGATAACAGTACGAAGTTGGAAATCATTGGGGGTCGTCACCTAATGGTAGAAGAAGGTTTATCATTAAACTCTCTGAATAAATTTGTTTTAAATGACTGTATTTTGAGTGGTGGTGAATTATGGGTAGTAACTGGTCCTAATATGGGAGGTAAATCAACCTTTCTAAGACAAAATGCAATAATAGTTATTTTGGCACAAATCGGCTGCTTTGTTCCTTGTGCTCGTGCACATATCGGTCTCgttgataaaatatttagtAGAGTAGGATCTGCTGATGATTTATACAATGAAATGAGCACATTTATGGTGGAGATGGTAGAGACATCATTTATTCTACGCGGTGCCACAGAGAAATCACTGGCGATTCTGGATGAAATTGGACGTGGAACGAGTGGGAAAGAAGGTGTCAGTATTGCTTATGCCACAGccaaatatttgatttggAATAATAGCTGTAGATCTCTCTTTGCTACTCATTTTGGTACAGAGttaaaaaagataatagACGAACAAAAAGATAAAGCCATTTCTGATAGTGTATCATTTTACAGAAGTGGAATAATCGAGCTCGGTAAAGGAGAATTTATCTATGATCACAAATTAAGAAGTGGTATTTGTCAAAAATCGGATGCAATAAAAGTTGCACGAACGGCAGGATTTCCAGAGGAAGCGCTAGAAGAGGCAATTAAGTTGTTACAATAAGACGCTTATATAggatattataaaaaaaatctcTTTTAGGCAAAGTGTTTACTGAACTctattcttttcatttctttagCATATACTGATTATAATTACATGTAAAGTATTCACTTAATGTAGAAGGTTACATAAGTACTTGAATTCTTCTAAAATAGGGCAGCTTTTTGGAGGCGTTCTAACCTTCGTCTGTTCTTTCAGTATCGTTAAATTGTAATCCTAAACATATAAgaggaaagaaaaaaaagtgTAAATTCCCTCCTCACAGGAAAGTCTTTACTATTTCAGTAGTCCCAGGACATGTTGGAAGGTATTTGCTTTTAATGCTCACCTAGTTACCTCGAAAAAGAGAGGAATAATAGAAAGCAATTTATTGTT includes the following:
- the MSH1 gene encoding mismatch repair ATPase MSH1 (similar to Saccharomyces cerevisiae MSH1 (YHR120W); ancestral locus Anc_2.147), whose amino-acid sequence is MSCVKWYRQLCTRVYVRYNHSEQRIIRKPQITKLPISFNNPPRPISTDTSSGLAEIDKPKSLEKTSDDHSANGTIQNLSPTLRYVRKLMDEHKDNVVLTQIGSFYELYFEQATKYAPKLNISLTSKTLSQGKIPFAGFPVPQLGRHLKVLVNDYGYSVTIADQFPKNEIADNEQYKFVRRVTRIVTPGTFIDDAFENFQENTYLLNVEFPGNCMKHIADPSLKIGLSWCDISTGEIFVQQVLLRDLVSSITRIKPKEILLNDDLIPFNILSGQWYPELVELKKYFVKYQKLPAQHRTIETFSNLFTSGTTKLARKQLMIQLQTFTQKEIVALRNLLIYISDHLPHFSTNLQVPQRQLTTSIMQIDSRTSTALELHSTVRNNSRKGTLLSSIRRTATPSGTRLLTQWLSGPSLALTEITNRQKLVSFFKDNPDISGNVLTMLKKTYDLTRILQKFSFGRGEALELIQLAQSLQMCNGISDYILSNLSSLQLKKTVRDLLQGLANSLLFDKEYLANVLENLNEEELINLQTQEEREGDPYLNNEASTGTNSSFPLSVNVVKPSFSKKLQNLHDDYKKLLSEKTSLEKTYNDVFVSLGARHVLLKKKQNNDFALHITGSPSNLKKVNEYINSCSKINDSTFVSLQQSNQTRWVSHKSWTDLGYKLDLGELKIKKEESFIMDTFKNRFIENSDIIRKVSYSLGYLDVMLSFASLAKEKNLVCPKLDNSTKLEIIGGRHLMVEEGLSLNSLNKFVLNDCILSGGELWVVTGPNMGGKSTFLRQNAIIVILAQIGCFVPCARAHIGLVDKIFSRVGSADDLYNEMSTFMVEMVETSFILRGATEKSLAILDEIGRGTSGKEGVSIAYATAKYLIWNNSCRSLFATHFGTELKKIIDEQKDKAISDSVSFYRSGIIELGKGEFIYDHKLRSGICQKSDAIKVARTAGFPEEALEEAIKLLQ